Below is a window of Lacrimispora xylanolytica DNA.
CATAGACCATAAGCCCCAGGCTGTTTACATTTCCTATGAGATATAGTACAATACAACGGAACTAAAGGTACGGATCAGTACAGGACGGAGGGATTTTCATGAATGTTGTATACGCTTCTAATGACGGCTATGCCAGACATCTCGGGGTATCCCTTTACTCTCTTCTGGATCATAACAAAGAGGCGGAAGAAATCCAGATTTATATTTTATCCATGGGTTTATCCGAAGAGAGTAAAAAACGTCTTCTTTCCATTGGCAATCAATTTAAACGTCATGTTACAGTCATAGAGCTGGGGGATTTAAAAGAGCGTTTTCCCTATGAGGTGGATACCGGTGGCTTTGATTTAAGCATTATGGCCCGCTTATTTGTGGGAGAGATGCTGCCGGAAACGGCTGAGCGAGTGCTTTATTTAGACTGCGATACCGTGGTGTGCGCTTCCTTAAAACGGCTGTGGGAAAGCAATCTTGATTCCAATATGGTGGGGGCTGTTATGGAACCCACCATATATTCATCGGTAAAAGAAACAATCGGTCTTTCCCCTGAAGACCCTTACTTTAATTCCGGGGTTCTTTTAATTGATATGAAGCGTTGGCGCGGGGAACATGCCCAGAAGCTTTTGATGGACTTTTATTCTTCCAAGGGAGGAAAGCTCTTTGCCGGAGACCAGGATACCATCAATGGAGCGTTTAAAGGAAGGATAAAACCTTTGCCGCCCCGTTATAATTTCTTTACCAACTACCGGTATTTCCACTACAGCC
It encodes the following:
- a CDS encoding glycosyltransferase family 8 protein produces the protein MNVVYASNDGYARHLGVSLYSLLDHNKEAEEIQIYILSMGLSEESKKRLLSIGNQFKRHVTVIELGDLKERFPYEVDTGGFDLSIMARLFVGEMLPETAERVLYLDCDTVVCASLKRLWESNLDSNMVGAVMEPTIYSSVKETIGLSPEDPYFNSGVLLIDMKRWRGEHAQKLLMDFYSSKGGKLFAGDQDTINGAFKGRIKPLPPRYNFFTNYRYFHYSHLTRLSPVYKTIPEKSFKEAKKHPVILHFMGDERPWKQWNLNYYRNIYDHYLSLTPWAGAPKEKGSRFYMVLYHLMDYATFLCPPIRDLISRRFGMQMINSRKGS